Genomic segment of Candoia aspera isolate rCanAsp1 chromosome 2, rCanAsp1.hap2, whole genome shotgun sequence:
GCAGGTTCGGAGAGCGAATTCCAGGATTCGAACTCGGCTCTCGCAGGTCTTCTATGTGGCAAATGAGCCATAATGAATGTTAGAGGTTGATCTgcccttctggcactttccctttttcattgcaacctatgcttttttgttgttgtttcagcaTGTTGTGCAGCCGTTTTGTAgataataattaaactaacacgttTATCTGAATCTTACAGATAAAAGCCTGCTTGACAATGAAGAATCAGAAGCAGTATTAAAAAGGAATGCAAATCAAGACAGCAATCATATTTtttccactttctccagagaactGCAAAACTCTTCTTCCCCAGCAGAAGAGAGATGAgggagagaaaaccaggaagagtttttgagctggaaaaaattgaatATGCGGAAAGGTCAGGGGggataatttccaaattcagaaaaagagggaactatctggaagtcagtggggaggaagaggagacttGGATGGCCACGTGGGGCAGACAGTCAGGCAAGCCTCACCCTGCGAGGAAGGAAACAGTCACTTGAATGGAAGCACCACCACACAAGGGATCAGAAATCGCTTTGATCTCCTTGAGAATGCAAGAATACCAGTGGTGGAAAAGCCCCACAGATGTGTATATAGTGGGAAAAGGACAGATTACGGATCACAGCTGATTATGCACATGAGGACCCACACCGGCAAGAAGCCCTATCAGTGTTCTCAGTGTGGCAAAAGCTTTAGTAAGCATGCTGGTGAATCACAAGAGGACTCACACCGGAGAGAAAATGTAtaagtgtccagattgtgggaaaagtttcagtcagaaatccatcctggtgatacaccagaggactcacacaggagagaagccgtatgagtgtccagattgtgggaaaagtttcagtcagaaatccatcctggtgatacaccagaggactcacacaggagagaaaccgtatgagtgtccggattgtgggaaaagtttcagtcacaattccagcctggtgatacaccagaggactcacacaggagagaaaccgtatgagtgtctggattgtgggaaaagtttcagtcagaaatccatcctggtgatacaccagaggactcacacaggagagaaaccgtatgagtgtccggactgtgggaaaagtttcagtcagaattccagcctagtgatacaccagaggactcacacaggagagaaaccgtataagtgtccggactgtgggaaaagtttcagtcggaattccgaactggtgatacaccagaggattcacacaggagagaaactatatgagtgtccagattgtgggaaaagtttcagtcacaaTTCCAACCTGGtgcaacaccagaggactcacacaggagagaggcTGTATaaatgtccagattgtgggaaaagtttcagtcagaattctgaacTGGtggtacaccagaggactcacacaggagagaaaccatatgagtgccaagattgtgggaaaagtttcagtcagaattcccacctggtgatacaccagaggactcacacaggagagaaaccgtatgagtgtccagattgtgggaaaagtttcagtgtgaagtccagcctggtgatacaccagaggacccacacaggagagaaaccgtatgagtgtctggagtgtgggaaaagtttcaggtGGAATTCCgaactggtgatacaccagaggactcacacaggagagaaaccgtatgagtgtccggattgtgggaaaagtttcagtcagaaatccaacctggtgatacaccagaggactcacacaggagagaagccgtatgagtgtctggattgtgggaaacatttcagtCAAAATTgcagcctggtgatacaccagaggactcacacaggagaaaaaccgtatgagtgtccggattgtgggaaaagtttcagtcggattTCCAatctggtgaaacaccagaggactcacagaggagagaaactgaatgagtgtctggattgtgggaagacTTTTAGTCGGAAATCCAggctggtgatacaccagaggactcacacaggagagaaaccatatgagtgtccagattgtgggaaaagtttcggTCGGAATTCCgaactggtgatacaccagaggactcacacaggagagaaaccatatgagtgtctggattgtgggaaaagtttcagcttgaagtccagcctggtgatacaccagaggactcacacaggagagaaaccatatgagtgtccggattgtgggaaaagtttcagtcggaattctgaactggtgatacaccagaggactcacacaggagagaaaccatatgagtgtccggattgtgggaaaagtttcagtgtgaAGTCCAGCCtagtgatacaccagaggactcacacaggagagaaaccgtatgagtgtctggattgtgggaaaagttttagtcAGAATTCTgaactggtgatacaccagaggactcacacaggagagaaaccatatgagtgtctggagtgtgggaaaagtttcagcttGAAGTCCatcctggtgatacaccagaggacccacacaggagagaaaccatatgagtgtccagattgtgggaaaagtttcagtactaGGTCTAGCCTTATAAGtcatgtaggtttacacataggagagaaaccgttcaaatgcccagactgtggacggTGCTTCACACAAAATTCCTACCTTAACAGACACAAGAAAATGCACATGAGGTAGAAGGTGATGTGTGTAGCGAAGTCTTGAATTTCACTTCTCATCTCCCATTGGACATCCAGCTGAAAAGTTATTTCATTTCTGGGCTGATTCTTTTTAGTCAAACATATCTCAGTATTAGagatgagggaggagagaaaaaaatagaaaatggtagtttgagaaaggctaactACACCTTTCTGGCTATGAGCAGAACTTCCCAGTGAGCTGCTGCAGGTCCTAAAAGATACATGAAAAAAAGATTGGAgcactcagattttatgagagaaAATATTAGGGACGTTTGTGGCAGTGACAAAAGCCCTGTAAATTTTCagatggaaaggctgttctgcctCGAAGGTGATGGAAAAGAGCTGAGCGCGGGATCTTCAGGTTTAGGAACAGCCCCTGCTGTGATCGTGTTTGCCTGGCGGTGCCTGCTTGTTAGCCTTTTGTGGCTGTGGGTGACAGCAGCGCCAGGAGGCTGACCCCTTTGCTACATCCCCCTTGGTGGTGGGGATGGAGGAAAGAGTTGCCCGGTGGAAGAGGTTTCCTTTCCAGAAATGCATTGTGTAAGAACCATTCGTGgcttttgagaaggaaaaaaactgggTAGTGTCAGCGATGAGGGCCAAGATGAGGCAACGCTCCCTTCCCAAGACATGggagatgtttccatttctttcactcctctCTCTGGGCTTCTTTTTGAATTTTCCCCAGAAATCCCTACAAGTAAAGAGGAACATTATTTGGAGCCGCTAAGTGGCATTTTAGCTATGCAGAtgaatgatcctgattttgctgagttcagaagacaGCAAAGAATTCAAGGTTTGTTCATTTCAGGAGCCCGATTCAGAGATCAGCTTATAATGCCTTTTTTCCCTAGGAGATGACTTTGCATATGATCCCTTTGCAGAAGGACACTGAAGAGCCGGGACCAGgccgggggtggggaggaagcaagaggctcttttggcctgaGCCTCAAGCTCTGAGTGGCTTCAAATTTAAAGGTCTGCAAAATTGTTTAAAATactcaaattatatttaattctatcctccttcctctctcttgctcttttttgcTGCTGTATTTTTGGGCACACCTGTATACTTGGTGGCCAATGGAATACTGATTTCTTTGGGGAGTAAAATGGGAgaagaggaaagagggaatggaatggaatgacttGGAAGAGGTCATGGCCGGCTGGCTGGCTACTGCAGTTGTTTATTGCAGATAGTCTGTTTCTTTTGATTACCATTCTGTGAAGACTTCGTATTTTTTCTTTCGGGAGATGTCTCATACGTACACCCAAACCCCCAGAAGGCAAAAAGTGGTGCAACAGTCTTAAGGATAACATTAACAATTTATTTCATGCTTAAGAATTAagtgcagaagagaaagaaagaaatattaagtgaatttgaatatgcaaagatacaaagtagacCCTTTAAAAGTGacactaagggacgcggtggcactgcgggttaaaccgctgagctgctgatcggaaggtcggcggttcgaaaccgcgcggcggggtgagctcccgttgctagtcccagctcctgccaacctagcagttcgaaaacatgcaaatgtgagtagattaataggtaccgctttggcgggaaggtaacggcgttccgtgtcgtcatgccggccacatgacccggaagtgtctatgacaacgccggctctaaggcttagaaacggagatgagcaccgccccctagagtcggacacgactggactttacgtcaagggaaacctttacctttacctaagggaaTGGTGGAATACCCAACAGGGAACccctttacaataaaaagaatagataaatttggtctggtggttaaggcaacaggctaggaaccaggagactgggagttctagtcccaccttaggtgtggaagccagctgggtgaaatagggccagtccctctctctcagcccagcccacttcacagggtagtggtcgtggggaaaataggaggaaggagtattaggcatgttcgccacattgagttatttataaaaataaggtgggatagaaaataaataaattaggccCTGCAAGTCCTACTAAAAATAAATTACTAATAAAATCAAGCATATTTCAACCACGGACAGCATAAAACCCAGAGGAGCTGGTCCCCAGGGCCAGGCCAGAAGACACAAGTCCCCAGTCGGAGGAACACTCCATTTCCCCAGAATAGAAGTTTCAAGCTCAGGTTGAAAGACAAAAAGGATCCCTTATCTGAAGAGTGAGGGGGGACCGACTGGATCTTGACAGGCCGCAGCCTTGGATTTTGAAGGAATGGATTTTGATACTAAGAGGATATATTATTTAGTTACCGTCCTCTCTTGGTCACGTGGGTGAGATTAGCAGAGTACCATCCTTTGCAGCATAGACTTGGAAGCAAGACAAGGTTGGTTTAACCTTCTGGAAAACAACAATCCAGGATGCTTTTAGACAAACCGGATTTTCCTGGTATTGCCCCTTTTatccctcttaaaataacaaTCACAGTTTTGTGAAGAAGTAATATTTACTCACATAACCTAGGCTTCAAAACAGCAGTTGCAGTAGTAAAGTCAAGGCAGATTTACTAATATGGGAATATCTAGGCCCAAAATGgagtctgagctgcagagctcagagaTCCACGTGCTTTCAGATTGGTTgcctggtgaagaaggaggaagtgatcTCTCAGAGTTCTCTCTAGACAATTACTCAGGAAATCTCCGTGAGCCTCCGCCTCCTTTTATGTACCTATCTAGCAAGACATGAATTGTTTGTTTTGACTGCAGTAATATCCCACAAACCCCTTCTCAGGCAAACAAAAAGCAAGTTCATGCAAATTTtaattaaaccacccagagtcccattTTGACTTGAAGGTTCTGAAAACTGTCTCTCGGTAGAGGCTTGGTGagaatgtctgcagtcatctctTTGGCATGGCCATGAGTCAAGTCCACAAGTCTGTCCTGGATGGCCTCATGCACGAAGTGGTACTTCACCCCAATGTGCTTTGTCCTTGCATAGAATTTCTCACTGTGACAACTTTAGGCAACTCTGGTTGTCCTCCATGAGACAAACGGGCTTCTTGCGCACTAACCCAAAGTCTTCGGTCAGTTGATTGAGCCAGGCTATTTCTCTGCAAGCTTTCGTAGCTGCAATGTATTCGGACTCTGTAGAAGACAAAGCTGTACAATTTTGTTTATAACTGCCCCGAGAAATGGGACCATTTGCAAGCATGAAGACATAACCACCTGCGGCTGTATAGTCTTTTGCATCCCCAGCCCAATCAGTGTCCTACCCGTTCAAGATCGCTGTCAGGTTTAATTTACAGTTTGCAGTACTTCTTAGCTATCTGACAACTCTCTTAACCGCTGTCCAGTCACGTTCAGTGGGAGCATTCACTTTTCTGCTCAGAATCCCCACTGCATTCGCTATGCCTGGCCTACACGTTGTGGCTGGGTACAAAAGTTTCCCTGTTGCTGACCTGTATTGGTTGTTGTCAGGTAAAAGCTCTGGTTCCTCTTGCTTCTTCAGAAAACCAGTAGCTATAGGTGTGGCgactgggtgtgcttcttgcatCTGCAGGTGCTCAGCCAGTTCAGTGACCTCCTGCTTTTGGCTCAGAAGGAAAGACCCATCCTCTCCTCTTTCTGCCTGGACTCCTAGATAATAATGCACTTCTCCTAATTCTTTGACTTCCACATCTTTGCTTAGATGCTCCACTGTTTGGGAGTATCTGTCATTTACAGTTGCAATTATCAGGTCATCGACAAATGCCAGAATGTAAGAAAATTGTCCATTATTGGATTTGGTGTCTAAATGCTTGTCTGCACGGCCTTGCTTGTACCCCAGCTGTGTTAGCATGGTGTGTAGCTTTTCATTCCACGCCCTGGCGGCTTGTTTTAGTCCATAAAGCCCCTTCTGAAGTCTGCATACTAAATGGGCTTGATTTGGTTTGATAAAACCTTTGGGTGGTTTCATATAAATCCCCTCTGAGATTTCGCCATGGAAGAATGCAGTTTTTATGTCTATGTGCCTCGCTTGCGTTTGCCTTGAGGCCGCTATGCTTAAAAGTGTTCTGCTGGTGGCGTGTCTGACTGCTGGAGCAAAAGTGGCATCACAGTCTTCTCCATACTGCTGACTGAATCCCTGTGCTACAAGCCTTGCTTTGTAGCGCTCTACTTTCCCTTCTGCATCCTGTTTGACTTTCAAGACCCACTTGCTTCCAATAGCCTTTTTCCCTGGAGGCAGCTGGGTAAGAGTCCAGGTCTTGTTCTGGTGCAATGCATTCATTTCCTCCCTCCTCTTCATCTCTGGTGCTGCTGTTGGGAGTCTGGTCTGCTGCGTCCTCTTCCTGCTCATGCCCTGTAAATGTAGTCATGACTGCAGAAGGCAGATCTGGACAGTTACACATTTGTGGTGGAAAGTACATGAGATCTTGTGTTTCTTTCTCTGATTACTCAGAAAAATCTACAACACTTCCTCTTTTGTCAACTTTGCTGTGTTCATCAAAATAAACTACGTATTTTGAGCTGACGTGTCCGGTTTCAAGATCCATAACTGTAGCCCTTTCCTCCAGTGGCATAGCCCACAAGGATGCCCTTTTGTGCTGTGGAGTCTAACTTGTGCCTATTTTCTTTGGGAATATAACCATAGGCAAGGCTTCCAAACACACGAATGATTGACAGACTGGGAATTCTCCCATTCCAAAGCTCAAAAGGTGTGTGTGTAGCTCCTTTGGTTGGCAGTCTGTTTTGGAGATACACCGCAGTGGTGGCTGCGTCTCCCCACATGCGCTGGGGTAGAGATGCGTCTTTTCATCTCTGTAATGGATCTGAACGTTCTTTCTGCAATTGAGTTTTGCTGTGGTGTGCATGGAACACTTTTCACGTGTTTAATTCCTTCCTCTTACAGGAGGGTTTCCATCTCATGTGAACAGGACTCACCCCCGTTGTCAGTCATGAGAACCAAGGGTTTTCTCTGGAATTTGTTGCTTACCATGGCAGGGCACTTCCTGAACATTTCTTGTGTTTGATTCTTTTCTTTGAGAAAATACACAACACAGTATCTTGAAAAATCAttgagaaatattaaaatgtactTATTTTTTCCAAGTGAGGAAACATTCAGTGGACTGCACACATCACTGTAAACTGTATCAAGCACTCTGGTACTTCTCTGTTGAGTACACAATGGAAAAGAAGGTTTGACACTTTTCTTTGTGATACAACTTACACACTTGGTTGTTGGTAAAGCGTTTAGTGCTACCTTTATTCCTCTTGCAAGCTCCTTGCGCTGCAAATCCATTATGGCACTGATGTCTCTTGTGCCCAAGTCTCCTGTGCCAAAGTTGTGGATCCGTCTCATCCTTCTGGTTTGAGCGTGCCCCCTTAGCCGACTGGGGTTCTGAAAGACTAATCTCGTATACGCCATGTGTTAGACTTGCTTCAGCATACAATCTCTCATCTTTAGACACCTGGCACACATCATTTTCCAATAATATACGGAAACCTTTTCTGGCCAGAGTAGAGACACTAAGCATATTGCAGTTTAGTTCTGGAGTATACAAGACCTGCTGCACAGGATTCTCTTTTATCTCACATCCTATTTTGCACTTCAGGACTCCTGATCCTTCGCCATGTGCCTTTATGATTTTTCCATCTGCAATTTGAATACTGCTGCCTCGTGATGGGTCAATACTTTTAATATCCTCAAGGAAGTCCTTGTCATGAGTGAAATGACTAGAGGTTCCAGAAtctataatccatttgtttgacTTGGTGTCACAATTGTTGACGGTTAAACTCTTTTTTTGTAAGAGAAAACTTCcttcattttccccttttctttcgtTTGGCTGCTTAAATGCAGGGGATTTTTGTGACTTTGGAGCTTTGCAAGCTTTAGCTATATGTCCTTCCTTATTACAATTGAAGCACACAATTTTCTTTGGTGTGGCTTTGGCCTTCACGTGGAACCTAGACATATAGCTGGAATCATTGGCCTTTGCATTTCTGGTTGGAGATTGTCTCCTTTCCACACACTCTTCTCTCAGATGGGCAGTCATTTTTCTTAAAGTTAAGTCTGTCTTCCCATCCATAAGAGTTGCAAAAGTCTCAAACTTAGGTCCTAGTGATCCCAGGAAATAACAAACTTTCTGTTCTTCCTGCATTGGGtattctgtgagttctagtttttCAATAATTGTCAAGAATTCAGTCACATGCCTGTTACAGTCCGTTTTGGATACGAGTTTCAACTTAAGTAAGTCTCTTACCCAGGCACGGTGAGAGCGTTTACTTGCAAATCCATATGACAATTCCAAATTCTCAAGGATCTGGGCTGCAGTATTACCCTTCTTAACGTGGACCATCTGCACATCCGAAATGCTGCTCAGAATTATAGCCACTGCTAACTTATTCTGCTTCTCCCATGTCTTGATTAAAGCTTTAGCTTCTTCAGTAGTGCCAGTAGGCTTTTCCTCTTCGATACAATTCAAGATTTCCTTAACATCAAATATGGCCCCTAGGCGCTTTTTCCATTGGATAAAATTGTTCTCTGTGAGTCTGGGTAGCTTG
This window contains:
- the LOC134492038 gene encoding zinc finger protein 585A-like, translating into MHKRTHTSEKPYQCPRCEKSFSKHGTLVNHKRTHTREKPYECPDCGKRFVWNSYLVIHLRTHTGEKPYECPDCGKSFSHNSSLVQHQRTHTGEKPYECPDCGKSFSRKSNLVQHQRIHTGEKRHECLDCGKSFSQNSSLVIHQRTHTGEKPYECPDCGKSFIRKSNLVIHQRNYTGEKPYECPDCGKSFSRNSDLVIHQRTHTGEKPYECLDCGKSFIQKSILAIHQRTHTGEKPYECLDCGKSFSLKSKLVIHQRIHTGEKPYECLDCRKSFSRNSSLVIHQRTHTGEKPYECPDCGESFSQNSHLVIHQRTHTGEKPYECLHCGKSFSHNSSLVQHQRTHTGEKPYECLDCGISFSRKSNLVQHQRTHTGEKRYECPDCGKSFSQNSSMVIHQRTHTGEKPYECPDCGKSFSRNSSLVIHQRTHTGEKPYECLDCGKSFSRKSNLVIHQRTHTGEKPYECLDCGKSFSLKSKLVIHQRTHTGEKPYECPDCGKSFSQNSYLVIHQRTHTGEKPYECPDCGKCFSQNSYLRIHQRTHTGEKPYECPDCGKSFTLVSMLVNHKRTHTGEKMYKCPDCGKSFSQKSILVIHQRTHTGEKPYECPDCGKSFSQKSILVIHQRTHTGEKPYECPDCGKSFSHNSSLVIHQRTHTGEKPYECLDCGKSFSQKSILVIHQRTHTGEKPYECPDCGKSFSQNSSLVIHQRTHTGEKPYKCPDCGKSFSRNSELVIHQRIHTGEKLYECPDCGKSFSHNSNLVQHQRTHTGERLYKCPDCGKSFSQNSELVVHQRTHTGEKPYECQDCGKSFSQNSHLVIHQRTHTGEKPYECPDCGKSFSVKSSLVIHQRTHTGEKPYECLECGKSFRWNSELVIHQRTHTGEKPYECPDCGKSFSQKSNLVIHQRTHTGEKPYECLDCGKHFSQNCSLVIHQRTHTGEKPYECPDCGKSFSRISNLVKHQRTHRGEKLNECLDCGKTFSRKSRLVIHQRTHTGEKPYECPDCGKSFGRNSELVIHQRTHTGEKPYECLDCGKSFSLKSSLVIHQRTHTGEKPYECPDCGKSFSRNSELVIHQRTHTGEKPYECPDCGKSFSVKSSLVIHQRTHTGEKPYECLDCGKSFSQNSELVIHQRTHTGEKPYECLECGKSFSLKSILVIHQRTHTGEKPYECPDCGKSFSTRSSLISHVGLHIGEKPFKCPDCGRCFTQNSYLNRHKKMHMR